One Pochonia chlamydosporia 170 chromosome 5, whole genome shotgun sequence DNA segment encodes these proteins:
- a CDS encoding deoxyribonuclease nucA/NucB domain-containing protein codes for MHVTVATAVILLAGSAAAKGVVYDCEKTPEICLNTCWAIKCQGNTATLHGGGQSKATAKKYGDDNRKKWSYDKDPCKKKGWAWKGGNSPDEYPYASSKEGGQSDFAKKVALRCVPGKEQQRQGRKVRGIATSKKGEQWNTKWDKISKLSQDWCGPKPKCKNDGHQFVSGGPNGPWKLASNPKVARDVFNYSEDGDSAWVESRDLPEDVDIPEDFEEDDGDDGEVETREVEEENDVELEADE; via the exons ATGCACGTCACTGTTGCTACCGCTGTTATTCTTCTCGCTGGCTCAGCTGCGGCCAAGGGTGTCGTTTACGACTGCGAGAAGACTCCAGAAATCTGCCTCAACACCTGCTGGGCAATCAAATGCCAGGGCAACACTGCGACTCTCCATGGCGGAGGTCAGAGCAAAGCCACTGCTAAGAAGTATGGCGATGACAACCGCAAGAAATGGAGCTACGACAAGGATCCttgcaagaagaagggctgGGCTTGGAAGGGAGGCAACTCCCCTGACGAGTATCCCTATGCTTCTTCCAAGGAAGGCGGTCAGAGTGACTTTGCTAAGAAAGTTGCACTTCGATGTGTTCCTGGCAAGGAACAGCAAC GACAAGGACGCAAGGTTAGAGGCATTGCGACCAGCAAGAAGGGAGAACAATGGAACACCAAGTGGGACAAGATTAGCAAGCTTTCCCAAGACTGGTGCGGCCCTAAGCCGAAGTGCAAGAATGATGGTCACCAGTTTGTTTCTGGCGGTCCTAATGGTCCTTGGAAACTGGCTTCTAACCCTAAGGTGGCTCGTGACGTGTTCAATTACTCTGAGGATGGCGACAGCGCTTGGGTTGAGAGCCGTGACCTCCCTGAAGATGTTGATATTCCAGAGgactttgaagaagatgacggtgATGACGGCGAAGTGGAAACTCGAGAAGTCGAGGAAGAGAATGATGTTGAGCTCGAAGCTGATGAATAA